In the genome of Hymenobacter taeanensis, one region contains:
- a CDS encoding amidohydrolase, producing MSDLTVSFVQASLQWHDPHTNRQDLGRHIDKISISTDLIVLPEMFTTGFSMSAKTLAEPMQGPTLHWMQEVAAQRNAVVTGSIIVAEAGNFYNRLLWVRPDGTFSYYNKRHLFTMAKEHEVFTAGTERLMEEWRGWRICPLVCYDLRFPVWSRNQPENPYDLLLYVANWPATRRTAWITLLRARAIENLAYTIGVNCVGIDGNSISYAGDSALLDMRGEYLVEVGNQETSITRSLRRADLEAFRERFPALQDGDAFTLT from the coding sequence TTGTCTGACCTAACTGTCTCCTTCGTGCAGGCGTCCTTGCAATGGCACGATCCGCACACCAACCGCCAGGATTTAGGGCGGCATATTGACAAGATTTCCATCAGCACCGACCTGATTGTGCTGCCGGAAATGTTTACCACGGGCTTCAGCATGAGCGCCAAAACGCTGGCAGAGCCCATGCAAGGTCCCACCTTGCACTGGATGCAGGAGGTGGCCGCCCAACGCAACGCCGTGGTAACCGGCAGTATTATCGTAGCAGAAGCCGGCAATTTCTACAACCGGCTGCTGTGGGTGCGGCCCGATGGCACCTTCAGCTACTACAACAAGCGCCATCTTTTCACGATGGCCAAGGAGCACGAGGTGTTTACCGCTGGCACTGAGCGCCTGATGGAGGAATGGCGCGGCTGGCGCATCTGCCCCCTGGTTTGCTACGACCTCCGCTTTCCGGTATGGAGCCGCAACCAGCCAGAAAACCCCTACGACCTGCTCCTGTACGTGGCCAACTGGCCCGCCACCCGCCGTACCGCCTGGATTACGCTGCTGCGGGCCCGAGCCATTGAGAACCTGGCCTACACCATTGGGGTAAACTGCGTGGGCATTGATGGCAACAGCATTTCATATGCCGGCGACTCAGCCCTGCTAGATATGCGGGGAGAATATCTGGTGGAAGTGGGCAACCAGGAAACCAGTATTACCCGCTCCTTGCGCCGCGCCGACCTGGAAGCCTTCCGGGAGCGGTTCCCGGCCCTGCAGGATGGCGACGCCTTTACTCTCACGTAA
- a CDS encoding PAS domain-containing protein → MTADPVDFELLFDVLPSPHLVLRPDLTLLALNDAMCRLLSCERPAVVGRPIAEVFAVGAVVGPAQPQDWQEALEQAKEQQVPQVLEAQQFIHSAPDGTEFLRYWQMTLQPVVAATGGLRYLLCRCLDVTDQVRLQQQGKFNYESFTLLARATHDVIWDHDLRTGHLWRNELFSSLFGHPINSETSNRAFWQSCVHPNDWPALEQYIHSLMAEAAVAGNAEYRLRRADGTWAEVADRFYIVRDDKGQPLRMLGAMQDVTQARDTERALHQSLTQFQLLADFVPQLIWSTNAQGQLIYINQRWQEYTDETAELLSADDLWLHQLHPDDRLHTQQRWQEALRSGQLYECEYRLRSRLRQYQWFLAQALPVRNAAGEIEQWFGTCTNIDEQKRAQLLLAEKDQQLQYIVGEVPALLATLLGPHHVVGFINNNFNRFLGGQVRPGQTAQAAAPVLAQQGLLDILDEVYRSEQPASGHEQLVLLPAHSGGPAQEYYFDFVCRPLHDDHHQIQGILVFAVDVTDRVRARHRISDLDAELHRQDELLRQMLESLPQMTSIIGPQGNMEYASPQWFTYTGQTLDDLPQAWQSAIHPADVASSSTLFEQAQATRQGYSQEIRLRSRHGQYRWHLNRMVPAFNNEGHIHRWYGISTDIHEQRLLAEELRRSEEQFRFLAETIPAIVWTARPDGQIEYLNSRWPDFTGVPVEKTLQEGWATLIHHEEVEDSLAQYQYSMQTGENLNMESRLLDVRTGRYRWYLHRAQALRTPDNTIVRWFGTTTDIDDYKRVQQRLEERNAELTRTNQDLDYFVYTASHDLKQPINNMAGIFQELVRTASFHDPDAAKLVSMFEKALHQIYGTIHDLSELVQVQKLRHEVPLELVDLSSLTQEVLISIAEPLELLQAEVTTDFSAVPALPFVRPNLQSVLYNLLSNALKYASPNRRPQVHLSTLLEEGQPVLLVQDNGLGIDLARYGSEMFQMFRRFHDHVPGSGMGLYLVNRIIQSHGGRISVESRIGEGTTFRLYLPLLDEAGMPPAES, encoded by the coding sequence ATGACTGCCGACCCGGTTGACTTCGAGCTTTTGTTCGATGTGCTGCCCTCTCCCCACCTGGTGCTGCGGCCCGACCTCACCCTGCTGGCCCTGAACGACGCCATGTGCCGCCTGCTCAGCTGTGAGCGGCCCGCTGTTGTTGGGCGCCCTATTGCCGAAGTGTTTGCCGTAGGCGCTGTGGTAGGTCCTGCCCAGCCTCAGGACTGGCAGGAGGCGCTTGAGCAAGCCAAAGAGCAACAGGTGCCGCAAGTACTGGAGGCGCAGCAGTTCATTCACTCTGCCCCCGATGGCACCGAGTTTCTGCGCTATTGGCAGATGACCCTGCAGCCGGTAGTTGCCGCTACGGGTGGCCTACGGTATTTGCTGTGCCGCTGCCTTGATGTAACAGACCAGGTGCGCCTACAGCAGCAGGGCAAGTTCAACTACGAAAGCTTCACGCTGCTGGCCCGCGCCACCCACGATGTTATCTGGGACCATGACCTGCGCACCGGGCATCTGTGGCGCAATGAGCTGTTCAGCAGCCTGTTCGGGCATCCCATTAACTCCGAAACGAGTAACCGTGCCTTTTGGCAAAGCTGCGTGCACCCCAACGACTGGCCCGCACTGGAGCAGTACATCCATTCCTTGATGGCCGAGGCGGCCGTGGCCGGCAACGCGGAATACCGCCTGCGCCGCGCCGACGGCACCTGGGCCGAAGTAGCAGACCGGTTTTACATTGTCCGCGACGATAAGGGCCAGCCCCTGCGGATGCTGGGGGCCATGCAGGACGTAACCCAGGCGCGCGACACGGAGCGGGCTCTGCACCAGAGCCTGACGCAGTTTCAGCTGCTCGCCGACTTTGTGCCGCAACTCATCTGGAGTACGAATGCGCAGGGCCAGCTCATCTACATCAACCAACGGTGGCAGGAATACACCGATGAAACAGCAGAGTTGCTGTCGGCCGACGACCTGTGGCTGCACCAACTGCACCCCGACGACCGCCTGCACACCCAGCAGCGGTGGCAGGAGGCGTTGCGCTCAGGCCAGCTTTACGAGTGCGAGTACCGCTTACGGAGCCGCCTCAGGCAGTACCAGTGGTTTCTGGCCCAGGCCCTGCCCGTGCGCAACGCCGCCGGCGAGATTGAGCAGTGGTTTGGCACCTGCACCAACATTGACGAGCAAAAACGCGCCCAACTGCTACTGGCCGAAAAAGACCAGCAGCTGCAGTACATCGTGGGGGAAGTGCCGGCCTTGCTGGCTACGCTGCTGGGCCCCCACCATGTGGTGGGCTTCATCAACAACAACTTCAACCGCTTTTTAGGTGGCCAGGTACGGCCGGGCCAAACTGCCCAGGCCGCCGCCCCGGTGCTGGCCCAGCAAGGTTTGCTGGATATTCTGGACGAGGTGTACCGCTCGGAGCAGCCTGCCAGCGGCCATGAGCAGCTGGTGCTACTACCTGCTCACTCAGGTGGCCCGGCGCAGGAGTATTACTTTGATTTTGTGTGCCGCCCCCTGCACGACGACCACCACCAGATTCAGGGCATACTGGTATTTGCCGTTGATGTCACCGACCGGGTGCGGGCCCGCCACCGCATAAGCGACCTGGATGCCGAGCTGCACCGCCAGGATGAGCTGCTGCGCCAGATGCTGGAGTCACTGCCCCAAATGACCAGCATCATTGGGCCCCAGGGAAACATGGAGTACGCCAGCCCGCAGTGGTTTACTTACACCGGCCAAACCCTCGACGACTTACCCCAGGCGTGGCAAAGCGCCATTCACCCTGCCGACGTAGCTTCAAGCTCAACCCTGTTTGAGCAGGCTCAGGCTACCCGGCAAGGCTACTCTCAGGAAATCAGGTTGCGCAGCCGGCACGGGCAGTACCGCTGGCACCTCAACCGCATGGTGCCCGCCTTTAATAACGAAGGCCACATTCACCGGTGGTACGGCATCAGCACTGATATTCATGAGCAGCGTCTGCTGGCGGAGGAGCTGCGGCGCAGCGAAGAGCAGTTCCGCTTCCTGGCCGAAACCATTCCGGCTATTGTCTGGACGGCCCGCCCCGACGGCCAGATTGAGTACCTCAACTCCCGCTGGCCCGACTTTACGGGTGTGCCCGTGGAGAAAACGCTGCAGGAGGGCTGGGCCACGCTTATCCACCATGAGGAGGTAGAAGACTCGCTGGCCCAGTACCAGTACAGCATGCAAACCGGCGAAAACCTGAACATGGAAAGTCGCTTGCTGGATGTGCGCACCGGCCGCTACCGCTGGTACCTGCACCGGGCCCAGGCGCTGCGCACCCCCGACAACACCATTGTGCGCTGGTTTGGCACCACCACCGATATTGATGACTACAAACGAGTGCAGCAGCGCCTGGAGGAGCGCAATGCCGAGCTTACCCGCACCAACCAGGACCTGGACTACTTTGTGTACACGGCCTCCCATGACCTGAAGCAGCCCATCAACAACATGGCGGGCATCTTCCAGGAGCTGGTCCGGACGGCCTCCTTCCACGACCCCGATGCGGCCAAACTGGTATCGATGTTTGAGAAGGCACTCCACCAGATTTACGGCACCATTCACGACCTCTCGGAGCTGGTGCAGGTGCAGAAGCTGCGCCACGAGGTGCCGCTGGAGCTGGTAGATCTTTCCTCTCTGACCCAGGAAGTGCTAATCAGCATTGCTGAGCCCCTGGAGCTGCTACAGGCGGAGGTAACCACAGACTTCTCGGCAGTGCCGGCCTTGCCTTTTGTGCGCCCCAACCTGCAAAGCGTGCTTTACAACCTGCTCAGCAACGCCCTGAAGTACGCCTCACCCAACCGGCGCCCCCAGGTGCACCTGAGCACCCTGCTGGAGGAGGGCCAACCCGTGCTGCTGGTGCAGGATAATGGCCTGGGCATAGACTTGGCCCGGTATGGCAGCGAGATGTTTCAGATGTTCCGGCGCTTTCATGACCACGTGCCGGGCTCGGGCATGGGACTTTACCTCGTCAACCGTATCATTCAAAGCCATGGCGGCCGTATTTCCGTAGAAAGCCGGATAGGCGAGGGCACTACCTTCCGGTTGTATCTGCCTCTTTTAGACGAAGCGGGGATGCCCCCGGCAGAATCTTGA
- a CDS encoding PAS domain-containing protein, with protein sequence MLWSDTIETVAGRQLMRELQPVPMLDALPHLAWLATPDGTVIHCNARWFSYTGAPEYVLADGGFIEYLHPDDRADAADAQLRHLPSGQSLELHLRWLGQDGRYRWYLDRVVPLYSGTGEMLGWLGTSTDIDEQKRTEMQERRGRELFELMARATNDLIWDWDINSGRMWYSEEFWQLVGHPPRPNTETIAFWLSLIHPDDLDRVTSGVQSDLTTTSKLLESQYRLRRADGRYLTIQDRACVIHDATGLPVRMVGAMRDVSSEVTAVSYR encoded by the coding sequence ATGCTCTGGTCTGATACCATTGAAACGGTTGCTGGTCGCCAACTAATGCGGGAACTACAGCCTGTTCCCATGCTTGATGCGCTACCCCACCTGGCCTGGCTCGCCACCCCCGACGGCACCGTTATTCATTGCAACGCCCGCTGGTTTAGCTACACCGGCGCCCCAGAGTATGTGCTGGCCGACGGAGGATTCATTGAATACCTGCACCCCGATGACCGCGCCGACGCCGCCGACGCGCAGCTGCGCCACCTGCCCAGTGGGCAGTCGTTGGAGCTGCATTTGCGCTGGCTAGGCCAGGATGGACGCTACCGCTGGTACCTTGATCGGGTGGTGCCGCTGTACTCCGGCACCGGAGAAATGCTGGGCTGGCTGGGCACCTCCACGGATATTGATGAGCAGAAGCGGACCGAAATGCAGGAGCGCCGCGGCCGGGAGCTGTTTGAGCTAATGGCCCGGGCCACCAACGACCTGATCTGGGATTGGGACATCAACTCGGGCCGCATGTGGTATAGTGAGGAGTTCTGGCAGCTCGTAGGCCACCCGCCCCGCCCCAACACCGAAACCATTGCCTTCTGGCTCAGCCTGATTCACCCGGATGATCTGGACCGGGTAACCAGTGGGGTGCAGTCAGACCTGACCACCACCTCTAAACTGCTGGAATCTCAGTACCGCCTGCGCCGGGCCGATGGCCGCTACCTCACTATTCAGGACCGCGCCTGCGTGATTCACGACGCTACGGGCCTGCCCGTGCGCATGGTAGGCGCCATGCGCGACGTGAGCAGCGAGGTAACGGCTGTTTCTTATAGGTAG
- a CDS encoding META domain-containing protein gives MFRSVLSCLALSLSLVLSSCTKGDEPVPAPVYLLDQRWVLTEIKGKETPKNATADLLLQAASNAYICHSYCNQLMGTYELAAGTPALHFPTGGSTFALCNEIEAETAYSAALHQTARYVISNRTLRLYGAESGQPLLVFRAAD, from the coding sequence ATGTTTCGTTCGGTACTCTCTTGCCTGGCACTTTCCTTGTCGTTGGTGCTCAGCAGCTGCACCAAAGGTGATGAGCCCGTGCCCGCGCCGGTGTACCTACTGGATCAGCGCTGGGTTCTGACGGAGATAAAGGGCAAAGAAACTCCCAAAAACGCCACGGCCGACTTACTCCTGCAAGCGGCCAGCAATGCGTATATCTGCCACTCCTACTGCAACCAGCTTATGGGCACGTATGAGTTGGCGGCCGGCACCCCGGCCCTGCATTTCCCCACGGGTGGCTCTACATTCGCGCTTTGCAATGAGATTGAGGCAGAAACTGCCTACAGCGCCGCCCTGCACCAAACGGCCCGTTACGTCATCAGCAACCGCACCCTTCGGCTCTACGGGGCCGAGTCGGGGCAACCGCTCCTCGTTTTCCGGGCCGCCGACTAG
- a CDS encoding TonB-dependent receptor plug domain-containing protein, with protein MKLFRLRRPGLAVVTLALLGAGSAAFQAPDNTPATYILTRLQAFYNEAPPEVSYLHTNQVAYAAGETLWFKAYVLNGQSHQLDSMSRVLYVDMVAPNRQVAFRRTLSLRGGLAEGDIVLPDTLAQGVYTLRAYTSWMRNQGEELFFSRRVPVWQASVGASEVGSVGARAATVAATARRNARLLEASRKPDVQFFPEGGEYVAGLQTVLAVKATTASGQGLAVSGHILDEQDQQVAAFSTPALGMSSLGFTPAAGRRYHARVTLPDGTTATYPLPAVQPAGWLLNVREIGGNYQVYIRHQVAAGAAPAPETLRLVAHVRGMPVFVGEGKIAGAETYQASIPKAKLPAGLLHITVFDGQQVARAERLVFVPEEQGLQVTLTPHKPTYRPREAVTMQVEVRTPTGEPAPAELSMAVVSTAGLPATGTTDATMQSHLLLTSELRGYVENPGYYFRNPNATTRRALDDLLLTQGWSRFVWKELLTNTPPNAEYVFPAEQALSLGGQLIRPNQKPVPNGSLTLLQKDAKALTVGNANAEGYFLFLGLPAQDTTKVLLQARTDKGKSNVLIKLNELWPAPTKLLPVPLLPTSTSPPPEIVAYGQRSRRQQVLEKQFRPDSTSGIVLRNVTIQGQRQLPAHDPRSLHGQASNVLDLSKIPNANTYTNIFDLLQGRVPGVTVTRSGYSYQVLIRGISSLSGSSQPLFLLDGMPMLDADGLLGIMPNDVERIEVLKGAAAAIYGSQGGNGVIAVFTKRGGSADASRSPAAGILVRTLPAFYRARQFYAPHYAGASSPKPDPRTTTLYWLPRLQVPASGNAQVTFYASDQGGTFRAAVEGVSGGGQPVVAETSLAVLDQK; from the coding sequence ATGAAGTTATTCCGCCTGCGGCGGCCAGGGCTGGCCGTGGTAACCTTAGCCCTGCTTGGGGCTGGCAGCGCCGCCTTCCAAGCCCCCGACAACACCCCCGCTACCTATATCCTGACGCGGTTACAAGCTTTCTACAACGAGGCGCCGCCCGAAGTCAGCTACCTGCACACCAACCAAGTGGCCTACGCCGCCGGCGAAACGCTGTGGTTTAAAGCCTACGTGCTCAATGGCCAGTCGCACCAGCTCGACTCCATGAGCCGCGTGCTGTACGTGGATATGGTGGCGCCCAACCGGCAAGTGGCGTTTCGGCGCACGCTCTCCCTGCGCGGCGGCCTGGCCGAGGGCGACATTGTATTGCCCGATACCCTGGCGCAGGGCGTGTACACCCTCCGGGCCTACACCAGCTGGATGCGAAACCAGGGCGAAGAGCTGTTCTTTTCGCGGAGGGTGCCAGTGTGGCAGGCATCGGTTGGAGCCAGTGAAGTAGGCTCAGTAGGCGCCCGCGCCGCTACGGTAGCCGCCACTGCCCGGCGCAACGCCCGGCTGCTGGAAGCCAGCCGCAAGCCCGATGTGCAGTTCTTCCCGGAAGGCGGCGAGTACGTGGCCGGGCTGCAGACGGTGCTGGCCGTAAAGGCTACTACTGCCAGCGGGCAAGGACTTGCCGTGAGTGGCCACATTCTGGATGAGCAAGACCAGCAGGTAGCCGCCTTCAGCACACCTGCGCTGGGTATGAGCTCTCTTGGGTTTACGCCCGCTGCCGGCCGCCGCTACCATGCCCGCGTTACGCTGCCCGATGGTACCACCGCCACGTACCCCTTGCCGGCAGTGCAGCCAGCCGGTTGGCTCCTCAACGTGCGCGAGATTGGGGGCAACTACCAGGTATATATTCGGCATCAGGTGGCAGCTGGGGCAGCTCCCGCGCCAGAAACCCTACGCTTGGTGGCGCACGTGCGGGGCATGCCGGTGTTTGTGGGTGAGGGCAAAATTGCCGGCGCCGAAACCTACCAGGCCTCCATTCCGAAGGCTAAGCTCCCGGCCGGGCTGCTGCATATCACTGTTTTTGATGGGCAGCAAGTAGCCCGTGCCGAGCGCCTGGTGTTTGTGCCCGAGGAGCAGGGTCTGCAAGTAACGCTCACTCCGCACAAACCTACTTACCGGCCCCGGGAGGCGGTAACCATGCAGGTAGAAGTGCGCACCCCCACCGGCGAGCCTGCACCGGCTGAGCTCTCAATGGCGGTGGTCAGCACGGCCGGCTTGCCCGCCACGGGCACTACTGATGCTACCATGCAGTCGCACTTGCTGCTGACTTCAGAGCTGCGCGGCTACGTAGAAAACCCCGGCTACTACTTCCGCAACCCTAACGCCACCACCCGCCGCGCCCTCGATGATCTGCTGCTGACCCAAGGCTGGAGCCGTTTTGTGTGGAAAGAGCTGCTCACCAATACCCCGCCTAACGCCGAGTACGTGTTCCCGGCAGAGCAGGCGCTTAGCTTGGGTGGCCAACTGATACGCCCCAACCAGAAGCCCGTGCCCAATGGCTCCCTGACCCTGCTTCAGAAAGATGCCAAGGCCCTAACGGTGGGCAATGCCAACGCTGAGGGGTACTTTCTGTTTCTGGGCTTGCCAGCCCAAGACACCACCAAAGTGCTGCTGCAGGCCCGTACGGACAAGGGCAAAAGTAACGTCCTGATCAAGCTGAATGAGCTGTGGCCGGCGCCCACCAAACTGCTGCCGGTACCACTACTGCCCACTTCTACCAGCCCGCCGCCCGAAATAGTGGCCTACGGGCAGCGGAGCCGACGGCAGCAGGTGCTGGAGAAACAGTTCCGGCCTGATTCTACGAGCGGCATTGTGCTGCGCAACGTCACCATTCAGGGGCAGCGGCAGCTTCCGGCCCACGACCCTCGCTCCCTGCACGGACAAGCCAGCAACGTCCTCGACCTGAGCAAAATCCCTAATGCCAACACCTATACCAACATTTTCGACCTGTTGCAGGGGCGCGTGCCGGGCGTAACCGTAACGCGCAGTGGCTACTCATACCAGGTATTGATTCGGGGAATATCGTCTCTCTCGGGCTCTTCCCAACCGCTGTTTCTGCTGGATGGTATGCCCATGCTGGATGCCGATGGCCTGCTGGGAATTATGCCGAATGATGTGGAGCGGATTGAGGTGCTCAAAGGAGCGGCGGCAGCTATTTATGGCTCACAGGGCGGCAACGGGGTTATTGCCGTGTTTACCAAACGCGGAGGCTCTGCTGATGCTTCCCGCTCCCCGGCCGCCGGTATACTCGTGCGCACCCTGCCGGCTTTTTACCGGGCCCGGCAGTTCTACGCCCCCCACTATGCGGGCGCCAGCAGTCCCAAGCCTGACCCCCGCACTACCACACTCTACTGGTTGCCCAGGCTGCAAGTGCCGGCTTCCGGCAACGCCCAGGTTACGTTTTACGCTTCTGACCAGGGCGGTACGTTCCGGGCGGCCGTAGAGGGCGTTTCGGGGGGTGGCCAGCCCGTAGTAGCCGAAACCAGCTTGGCGGTGCTCGACCAAAAATAA
- a CDS encoding methionine aminotransferase encodes MALPSLRSKLPDVGTSIFSVMTQLAQEHGAINLAQGFPDYDPPQALLEALAHHVCTSGHQQYAPMPGLPRLREAISQKTAHVYGVAAPDPATEITVTSGATEALYAVLAAVVHPGDEVLVLEPAYDLYSPAIRLQGGVPVYVPLTLPDFRPDWDQVRASLTPRTRLVMLNTPNNPTGAVLTPHDLTTLAELLRDTNTLVLSDEVYEHMVFDGHAHHSVLQHPELRERAFVLSSFGKTYHATGWKVGYCIAPPPLTTELRRVHQFVTFSVSTPTQHALADVLPDTALFEMLPTFYQQKRDLFRELLAPTGLRLLPVAGAYFQVADFRGLAPGTDDVTFARRLTQEAGVAVVPISAFYHDGQDHGLVRFCFAKQDSTLQAAAQRLQQALPYGS; translated from the coding sequence ATGGCCCTGCCTTCGCTTCGCTCCAAGCTGCCTGATGTAGGCACGAGCATTTTTTCGGTAATGACCCAGCTGGCCCAGGAGCACGGGGCCATTAACCTGGCGCAAGGGTTTCCCGACTACGACCCACCGCAGGCGTTGCTGGAGGCCTTGGCCCACCATGTATGCACTTCCGGCCACCAGCAGTACGCCCCCATGCCGGGCCTGCCGCGGTTGCGCGAGGCTATCAGCCAGAAAACGGCCCATGTGTATGGGGTTGCCGCCCCCGACCCGGCCACCGAAATTACCGTAACCAGTGGCGCCACCGAGGCGCTCTATGCGGTGCTGGCAGCCGTGGTGCACCCCGGCGATGAGGTGCTGGTGCTGGAGCCCGCCTATGATTTGTATAGCCCGGCCATTCGGCTGCAGGGTGGGGTGCCCGTGTACGTGCCCCTTACCTTACCTGATTTCCGGCCCGATTGGGACCAGGTGCGCGCGTCCCTCACACCGCGCACCCGCCTCGTTATGCTTAACACGCCCAACAACCCCACCGGGGCCGTGCTTACCCCCCACGACTTAACCACCCTGGCCGAGCTACTGCGCGACACCAACACCCTGGTGCTCAGCGATGAGGTATACGAGCACATGGTATTTGACGGACACGCTCACCACAGTGTGCTGCAACATCCTGAGCTGCGCGAACGGGCCTTTGTGCTGTCATCGTTTGGCAAAACGTATCATGCTACCGGCTGGAAGGTGGGGTATTGCATTGCGCCGCCGCCACTCACCACGGAGTTGCGGCGCGTGCACCAGTTTGTAACCTTTAGTGTAAGCACCCCCACCCAACATGCCCTGGCCGATGTGCTGCCAGATACCGCCCTGTTTGAAATGCTGCCTACCTTTTACCAACAAAAGCGCGACCTGTTTCGGGAGCTGCTGGCACCTACGGGCTTGCGGCTGCTACCGGTAGCTGGTGCCTACTTTCAGGTGGCTGACTTCCGCGGCCTAGCTCCCGGCACCGACGACGTAACGTTTGCCCGCCGCTTAACCCAGGAAGCCGGAGTGGCCGTAGTGCCAATTTCAGCGTTTTACCACGATGGGCAAGACCACGGCCTGGTGCGTTTCTGCTTTGCCAAGCAAGACAGCACGCTACAAGCCGCCGCCCAGCGTTTACAGCAAGCCCTGCCTTATGGCTCATAA
- the msrA gene encoding peptide-methionine (S)-S-oxide reductase MsrA, protein MQHLKTYLLGLLLTLVACTQDRPADAQSLSRSTAGKAPTNLQGLAEATFAGGCFWCTEEIFEELKGVKEVVSGYSGGKEANPTYEQVGSGRTSHAESVQVYYDPKQISYATLVDVFLRAGHDPTTLNRQGPDAGTQYRSIAFYRTPQEKQIIDAAIKRVNASHQYSDPIVTQVLAYTRFWPAEDYHQGYFRLHPNEPYVRSVSTPKVEKFRHKFPELLKNPL, encoded by the coding sequence ATGCAACATTTGAAAACCTACCTGCTAGGCCTGCTGCTCACCTTGGTGGCCTGCACCCAAGACCGCCCCGCCGATGCCCAGTCCCTCAGCCGCTCTACCGCCGGCAAGGCGCCTACCAACCTGCAAGGCCTGGCCGAAGCCACCTTCGCGGGCGGCTGCTTCTGGTGCACCGAGGAGATTTTTGAAGAGCTTAAGGGGGTAAAAGAGGTAGTATCGGGGTACAGCGGCGGCAAAGAAGCCAACCCCACCTACGAGCAGGTGGGCAGTGGCCGCACCAGCCACGCCGAGTCTGTTCAGGTGTACTACGACCCCAAGCAGATCAGCTACGCCACGTTGGTTGATGTGTTTTTGCGGGCCGGTCACGACCCCACCACCCTCAACCGCCAGGGCCCCGATGCGGGTACCCAGTACCGCTCTATTGCCTTCTACCGTACGCCCCAGGAAAAGCAGATTATTGACGCCGCCATTAAGCGCGTGAATGCCTCCCACCAGTACTCTGACCCCATTGTAACGCAGGTGCTGGCCTACACCAGGTTCTGGCCCGCCGAGGATTATCACCAGGGATACTTCCGGCTGCACCCCAATGAGCCGTACGTGCGCAGCGTGTCAACGCCCAAAGTGGAGAAGTTCCGGCACAAGTTTCCGGAGCTGCTGAAGAACCCACTCTAG